A window of the Lates calcarifer isolate ASB-BC8 linkage group LG18, TLL_Latcal_v3, whole genome shotgun sequence genome harbors these coding sequences:
- the kcna1b gene encoding potassium voltage-gated channel subfamily A member 1 yields MTVVSTDNMDETSTLPGHPQDPYPPDDDHDDHDCCERVVINISGLRFETQLKTLAQFPDTLLGNPKKRMRYFDPLRNEYFFDRNRPSFDAILYYYQSGGRLRRPVNVPLDMFSEEIKFYELGAEAMEKFREDEGFIREEERPLPEKEFQRQIWLLFEHPESSGPARGIAIVSVMVILISIVIFCLETLPELKEDPSDRMQIVGNTTVFYKPNVLTDPFFVVETLCIIWFSFELIVRFFACPSKAAFFKNMMNSIDIVAIIPYFITLGTELADDQGNKEGKGGGEQATSLAILRVIRLVRVFRIFKLSRHSKGLQILGQTLKASMRELGLLIFFLFIGVILFSSAVYFAEAEEKESFFTSIPDAFWWAVVSMTTVGYGDMYPVTIGGKIVGSLCAIAGVLTIALPVPVIVSNFNYFYHRETEGEEQAQLLNVSNQNLASDTNSSRRSSSVVSKSEYMEIDEDMNNSIDNFREANLRTANCTAPSQNCVNKGKLLTDV; encoded by the coding sequence ATGACCGTAGTGTCCACAGACAACATGGATGAGACCTCCACCCTGCCAGGTCACCCGCAGGATCCCTACCCGCCTGATGACGACCATGACGACCACGACTGCTGTGAGCGGGTGGTCATCAACATCTCAGGGCTGCGCTTTGAGACCCAGCTCAAGACCCTCGCCCAGTTCCCAGACACACTCCTCGGGAACCCCAAGAAGAGGATGCGCTATTTTGACCCCCTACGAAATGAGTACTTCTTTGACCGGAATCGTCCGAGCTTCGATGCCATCTTGTATTACTATCAATCTGGGGGACGGTTGAGAAGACCGGTCAATGTGCCGCTGGATATGTTCTCAGAGGAGATTAAATTTTATGAACTGGGCGCAGAGGCCATGGAGAAATTTCGGGAGGACGAAGGATTCATTCGGGAGGAGGAGCGACCCCTGCCAGAGAAGGAGTTCCAGCGGCAGATCTGGCTTCTCTTCGAGCATCCAGAGAGCTCTGGACCTGCCCGGGGGATCGCCATCGTCTCAGTGATGGTTATTCTTATTTCAATAGTCATATTTTGTTTGGAGACACTTccagagctgaaggaggatCCCAGTGACCGGATGCAGATCGTGGGGAACACCACCGTGTTTTACAAACCAAATGTCCTCACAGACCCTTTCTTCGTGGTGGAGACCCTCTGCATCATCTGGTTTTCCTTTGAGTTGATAGTTCGGTTTTTCGCATGCCCCAGCAAGGCGGCgttctttaaaaacatgatgaacTCTATCGACATTGTGGCTATAATCCCATACTTCATCACACTTGGCACAGAGCTGGCTGATGACCAAGGCAACaaggaggggaagggaggaggggagcAGGCCACATCTCTGGCTATTCTCAGGGTAATCCGTCTGGTGAGGGTTTTCAGGATCTTTAAACTGTCCCGACACTCGAAGGGGCTCCAGATTCTGGGGCAAACTCTGAAGGCGAGCATGCGGGAGCTGGGCTTGctcatctttttcctcttcattgGTGTGATTTTGTTCTCCAGCGCTGTCTACTTCGCCGAGGCCGAGGAGAAGGAGTCGTTCTTCACCAGCATCCCGGACGCCTTCTGGTGGGCCGTGGTGTCTATGACAACCGTTGGCTATGGGGACATGTACCCTGTGACCATTGGAGGGAAGATTGTGGGCTCGCTGTGCGCCATCGCCGGCGTGTTGACCATCGCCCTGCCAGTGCCGGTCATTGTGTCCAACTTCAACTACTTCTACCACCGGGAGACGGAGGGCGAGGAGCAGGCCCAGCTGCTCAACGTGAGCAACCAGAACTTGGCGTCAGACACCAACTCGAGTCGCCGCAGCTCCTCGGTTGTCAGCAAGTCGGAGTACATGGAGATAGATGAGGACATGAACAACAGCATCGATAACTTTAGGGAAGCAAACCTTAGGACTGCCAACTGCACGGCTCCGAGCCAGAACTGTGTGAACAAGGGGAAACTGCTCACCGACGTGTGA